One genomic segment of Styela clava chromosome 3, kaStyClav1.hap1.2, whole genome shotgun sequence includes these proteins:
- the LOC120342550 gene encoding PRKR-interacting protein 1 homolog has translation MELPIRNEAKMPKEAAEKKVIHPKSMAELQKLKVEKLMKNPDKPVYIPEPKKIWKPRDAPEFVRDVMGSSAGAGSGEFHVYRHIRRREFAREEYHDKMDKKQRLDLEYEDKIQSIKDKEEESTAKKRAKRQRKKQKMLFKKKQLKKQKEGDQKEASDSPESENDEANKEEDDSEEPRFVIGGR, from the coding sequence atggaGTTACCAATTAGAAATGAAGCCAAGATGCCGAAAGAAGCAGCCGAAAAGAAGGTGATTCATCCAAAAAGTATGGCCGAACtacaaaaattaaaagttgaaaaacTCATGAAAAATCCTGATAAACCTGTTTACATTCCTGAACCAAAAAAAATATGGAAGCCACGTGATGCACCTGAATTTGTTCGTGATGTTATGGGTTCAAGTGCTGGTGCAGGAAGTGGTGAATTTCATGTTTATCGTCATATCAGACGAAGGGAATTTGCCCGGGAGGAATATCATGATAAAATGGATAAAAAACAAAGACTTGATCTTGAATATGAAGACAAGATACAAAGTATAAAGGATAAAGAAGAGGAATCAACTGCAAAAAAGAGAGCTAAAAGACaaagaaaaaagcaaaaaatgctCTTCAAGAAAAAGCAATTGAAGAAGCAGAAAGAGGGAGATCAAAAAGAAGCAAGTGATTCTCCTGAATCAGAAAATGATGAAGCAAATAAGGAAGAAGACGATTCTGAAGAACCAAGATTTGTTATCGGAGGAAGATGA
- the LOC120343097 gene encoding GLIPR1-like protein 1 isoform X2 produces MALKFQSIILLHVLAVVLWCTNDANTVELRSHNLERRATNTHLQLTNSEKELILNKHNELRRIVSPSAANMLKMSWNDDLERLASDYTKKCIYEHNEDRKLDGFTYVGENLYISMGRKIDENYGPGAVVAWDDEKRDYSFDTLTCTPGKVCGHYTQVVWAQSYKVGCGMTTCESVLVDGKIWTDATLFACNYAPGGNIRGYKPYIKGTSCSQCNDQDVCVDKLCSNPARGDVNIEDTTTIQHEITYLHGNMSTDAPTKTSEQSTTGSAGCSRPSIFLWIALSSIWGTVMNTFG; encoded by the exons GCGTTCACATAATCTGGAGCGCCGCGCCACAAATACTCACCTACAACTTACAAATAGTGAAAAGGAATTGATATTGAATAAACACAATGAACTTCGACGAATTGTTTCTCCGTCGGCTGCAAATATGCTGAAAATGTCGTGGAATGACGATCTCGAGCGATTGGCGTCTGACTATACAAAGAAATGCATATATGAACATAATGAG GATCGTAAATTGGACGGATTTACGTATGTTGGtgaaaatttgtatatttcGATGGGGAGGAAAATAGACGAAAATTATGGACCTGGTGCGGTTGTGGCTTGGGATGATGAAAAACGTGATTACTCATTTGATACACTGACTTGTACTCCAGGAAAAGTTTGTGGTCATTATACTCAG GTGGTATGGGCTCAATCATATAAAGTTGGCTGTGGAATGACAACTTGTGAATCTGTCCTTGTCGACGGTAAAATATGGACAGACGCGACTCTATTTGCCTGCAATTATGCACCAGGGGGAAACATACGAG GATACAAGCCTTATATAAAAGGAACATCCTGTTCACAATGTAATGACCAAGACGTCTGCGTTGATAAACTTTGTAGTAATCCTGCTAGAGGAGATGTCAATATTGAAG ATACCACTACGATTCAACACGAAATCACCTATTTACACGGAAACATGAGCACTGATGCACCAACTAAGACAAGTGAACAAAGCACCACAG GATCAGCAGGCTGTTCCCGTCCTTCAATCTTCCTCTGGATAGCTTTGTCAAGTATTTGGGGCACTGTAATGAACACGTTTGGCTGA
- the LOC120343097 gene encoding GLIPR1-like protein 1 isoform X1, with amino-acid sequence MALKFQSIILLHVLAVVLWCTNDANTVELRSHNLERRATNTHLQLTNSEKELILNKHNELRRIVSPSAANMLKMSWNDDLERLASDYTKKCIYEHNEDRKLDGFTYVGENLYISMGRKIDENYGPGAVVAWDDEKRDYSFDTLTCTPGKVCGHYTQVVWAQSYKVGCGMTTCESVLVDGKIWTDATLFACNYAPGGNIRGYKPYIKGTSCSQCNDQDVCVDKLCSNPARGDVNIEVTTQSLTTSITHVYPDTTTIQHEITYLHGNMSTDAPTKTSEQSTTGSAGCSRPSIFLWIALSSIWGTVMNTFG; translated from the exons GCGTTCACATAATCTGGAGCGCCGCGCCACAAATACTCACCTACAACTTACAAATAGTGAAAAGGAATTGATATTGAATAAACACAATGAACTTCGACGAATTGTTTCTCCGTCGGCTGCAAATATGCTGAAAATGTCGTGGAATGACGATCTCGAGCGATTGGCGTCTGACTATACAAAGAAATGCATATATGAACATAATGAG GATCGTAAATTGGACGGATTTACGTATGTTGGtgaaaatttgtatatttcGATGGGGAGGAAAATAGACGAAAATTATGGACCTGGTGCGGTTGTGGCTTGGGATGATGAAAAACGTGATTACTCATTTGATACACTGACTTGTACTCCAGGAAAAGTTTGTGGTCATTATACTCAG GTGGTATGGGCTCAATCATATAAAGTTGGCTGTGGAATGACAACTTGTGAATCTGTCCTTGTCGACGGTAAAATATGGACAGACGCGACTCTATTTGCCTGCAATTATGCACCAGGGGGAAACATACGAG GATACAAGCCTTATATAAAAGGAACATCCTGTTCACAATGTAATGACCAAGACGTCTGCGTTGATAAACTTTGTAGTAATCCTGCTAGAGGAGATGTCAATATTGAAG tAACAACACAAAGCCTGACAACTTCAATAACGCATGTATACCCAGATACCACTACGATTCAACACGAAATCACCTATTTACACGGAAACATGAGCACTGATGCACCAACTAAGACAAGTGAACAAAGCACCACAG GATCAGCAGGCTGTTCCCGTCCTTCAATCTTCCTCTGGATAGCTTTGTCAAGTATTTGGGGCACTGTAATGAACACGTTTGGCTGA